In one window of Methanosarcina vacuolata Z-761 DNA:
- a CDS encoding rRNA maturation protein, giving the protein MLVTSSRKPSARTRALCKLLSRFMAGRCITRGKMGMQELLEFAEGGPLIVVGEYHGNPGELSFYDEVGKLLFSLRFTDWYSKELDSYWFPDIEPRLTGQGEIADAFEAFFHFQRVESDKIDQLLPSSILIAIGEKDIDFIGSGKSLFKLNLKGFKKY; this is encoded by the coding sequence ATGCTGGTTACTTCTTCTCGAAAACCTTCTGCAAGAACCAGGGCACTTTGCAAGTTGCTTTCGCGGTTTATGGCTGGCAGATGTATAACGCGCGGAAAAATGGGCATGCAGGAGCTTCTGGAGTTTGCGGAGGGCGGGCCTCTCATAGTTGTAGGAGAGTACCATGGAAATCCCGGGGAACTCAGCTTTTACGATGAAGTCGGAAAGCTCCTTTTTTCACTCAGGTTTACGGACTGGTACTCCAAGGAACTTGATTCCTACTGGTTTCCCGATATCGAGCCTAGGCTTACAGGCCAGGGAGAGATTGCGGACGCCTTTGAGGCTTTTTTCCATTTTCAAAGGGTTGAGAGCGATAAAATCGATCAACTTCTTCCCAGTTCCATCTTAATAGCGATTGGGGAAAAAGATATTGATTTTATAGGCAGTGGAAAGTCCCTTTTTAAGCTTAATCTCAAAGGTTTTAAAAAGTACTGA